In Myxococcus stipitatus, the following are encoded in one genomic region:
- a CDS encoding ATP-dependent Clp protease adaptor ClpS, producing the protein MAQKDEHDGSVATETVPKQKLKRPTLYKVLLHNDNYTTREFVVAVLREVFHKSESDAVQIMLHVHYNGVGVAGVYTFEVAETKLKTVEAAARDNGFPLRLSMEPEEG; encoded by the coding sequence ATGGCGCAGAAGGACGAGCACGACGGCTCCGTCGCGACAGAGACCGTCCCCAAGCAGAAGCTCAAGAGGCCCACCCTCTACAAGGTGCTGCTGCACAACGACAATTACACGACGCGCGAGTTCGTGGTGGCCGTCCTCCGGGAGGTCTTCCACAAGTCCGAGTCGGATGCCGTGCAGATCATGCTGCACGTTCATTACAACGGAGTCGGAGTGGCCGGCGTCTATACGTTCGAGGTCGCCGAGACGAAGCTCAAGACGGTGGAGGCCGCGGCCCGGGACAATGGGTTCCCCCTGCGGCTCTCCATGGAACCCGAGGAAGGTTGA
- a CDS encoding GNAT family N-acetyltransferase: MSTPLPTTLRILPSIHEVPASLWDALVDDSAVPFLEWAFLAALEDSGSVVPERGWHPRHLTLWRGSRLVAAAPAYLKDDSQGEFVFDAPWATAAERAGLRYYPKLVLTVPFTPATGRRVLVASGEERAAREAELYAGALEFARVQQLSGIHVLFPTEEELPTLEAQGYAMRLGVQYQWRNDGYRTLEDFLARFHSKRRNQLRRELRAPAEQGITLRTLRGDALALVDVDTLYRLYTSTVDKYPWGTRLLTRDFFARMLTTFRHRCELVEARREGGLVAGAFNFRANGVLYGRYWGCFEEHPFLHFNVCLYHPVEEGITQGLTRFEPGAGGEHKLTRGFEPRLTYSAHLLLHPGLERAVRGFLEHERAAVRGGLSQWRAETGFKGVA, encoded by the coding sequence ATGTCCACCCCGCTGCCGACCACCCTGCGCATCCTGCCCTCCATCCACGAGGTCCCCGCCTCCCTCTGGGATGCGCTCGTGGACGACTCGGCCGTGCCCTTCCTGGAGTGGGCCTTCCTCGCGGCGCTCGAGGACAGCGGCAGCGTGGTGCCCGAGCGCGGCTGGCATCCGCGGCACCTGACGCTGTGGCGGGGCTCCAGGCTGGTCGCCGCCGCGCCCGCCTATCTCAAGGACGACAGCCAGGGCGAGTTCGTCTTCGACGCGCCCTGGGCCACCGCCGCCGAGCGCGCCGGCCTGCGCTACTACCCGAAGCTGGTGCTCACCGTGCCCTTCACCCCCGCCACGGGGCGGCGCGTGCTGGTGGCCTCGGGCGAGGAGCGCGCGGCCCGCGAGGCGGAGCTGTACGCGGGCGCGCTGGAGTTCGCCCGCGTACAGCAGCTCTCCGGCATCCACGTCCTGTTCCCCACCGAGGAGGAGCTGCCCACGCTCGAGGCCCAGGGCTACGCCATGCGCCTGGGCGTCCAGTACCAGTGGCGCAATGACGGCTACCGCACGCTGGAGGACTTCCTCGCCCGCTTCCACTCCAAGCGGCGCAACCAGCTGCGCCGCGAGCTGCGCGCCCCCGCCGAGCAGGGCATCACCCTGCGCACGCTGCGCGGTGACGCGCTGGCCCTGGTGGACGTGGACACGCTCTACCGGCTCTACACGTCCACCGTGGACAAGTACCCGTGGGGCACGCGGCTGCTCACGCGCGACTTCTTCGCCCGGATGCTCACCACCTTCCGCCACCGCTGCGAGCTGGTGGAGGCCCGACGGGAGGGCGGGCTGGTCGCCGGCGCGTTCAACTTCCGGGCGAACGGCGTGCTCTACGGCCGTTATTGGGGGTGCTTCGAGGAGCACCCCTTCCTGCACTTCAACGTCTGCCTCTACCACCCGGTGGAGGAGGGCATTACCCAGGGGCTGACGCGTTTTGAACCTGGCGCGGGTGGGGAGCACAAGCTCACCCGGGGTTTCGAGCCTCGCCTCACGTACAGTGCCCACCTGCTCCTCCACCCGGGGCTGGAGCGCGCGGTGCGAGGCTTCCTGGAGCACGAGCGGGCGGCCGTCCGGGGTGGGCTGTCGCAGTGGCGGGCGGAGACAGGTTTCAAGGGAGTGGCCTGA
- a CDS encoding DUF2378 family protein has protein sequence MTPSPLRRHLEPAAPPVPRVPSSVFEGLFVRGLKATGRLVQELEALGYDIKKPEVDYPIQLWQRAAALARQEVFGDLSDEEAYRQVGRTLVNGFAETLVGRVAAVALPMIGPARAAERIPRYLSMMGRSDIAVTMTSVGERGRRLLLTDRYNRPELMAGGLERMLELANAQARITVEERSSDGYRLLVRW, from the coding sequence ATGACCCCAAGCCCGCTGCGCCGACACCTCGAGCCCGCCGCCCCGCCCGTCCCGCGTGTGCCCTCGAGTGTGTTCGAGGGCCTGTTCGTGCGGGGACTGAAGGCCACGGGCCGCCTGGTCCAGGAGCTGGAAGCGCTGGGCTACGACATCAAGAAACCGGAGGTGGACTACCCCATCCAGCTCTGGCAGCGCGCCGCCGCGCTCGCCCGGCAGGAGGTCTTCGGAGACCTGTCGGACGAGGAGGCCTACCGGCAGGTCGGCCGCACGCTCGTCAACGGCTTCGCGGAGACCCTGGTGGGCCGGGTCGCCGCCGTCGCGCTGCCCATGATTGGCCCCGCGCGCGCCGCCGAGCGAATCCCTCGCTACCTGTCGATGATGGGGCGCTCCGACATCGCCGTCACCATGACCTCGGTGGGTGAGCGGGGCCGGCGGCTGCTCCTCACGGACCGCTACAACCGGCCGGAGCTCATGGCCGGGGGACTGGAGCGGATGCTGGAGCTGGCCAACGCCCAGGCCCGAATCACGGTGGAGGAGCGCTCCAGCGACGGCTACCGTCTGCTCGTCCGCTGGTAG
- a CDS encoding NifU family protein — protein sequence MSVNIQLEWTPNPSTLKYVVDRRLLAGGAVSITNQEDAQAKSPLARKLMDVRGVTAVMIGTNFVTVTKGDEGEWDELNDQVMETLDTHLTADLPVVDEAAVAAARQAVSAEGGGSVEARIREVLDAEIRPAVAMDGGDITLDRFEDGIVYLHMKGSCAGCPSSTATLKMGIEGRLREIIPEVVEVVSV from the coding sequence ATGTCGGTGAACATCCAGCTGGAGTGGACCCCCAACCCGAGCACGCTGAAGTACGTGGTGGACAGGCGGCTGTTGGCGGGCGGCGCGGTGAGTATCACGAATCAGGAAGATGCCCAGGCGAAGTCGCCCTTGGCGCGCAAGCTGATGGATGTGCGCGGCGTGACGGCGGTGATGATTGGGACCAACTTCGTGACGGTGACGAAGGGGGATGAGGGTGAGTGGGACGAGCTGAATGACCAGGTGATGGAGACGTTGGACACGCACCTGACGGCGGACCTGCCGGTGGTGGACGAGGCGGCGGTGGCCGCGGCGCGTCAGGCGGTGTCGGCGGAGGGTGGGGGTTCGGTGGAGGCGCGTATCCGCGAGGTGTTGGACGCGGAGATTCGCCCGGCGGTGGCGATGGACGGTGGCGACATCACGCTGGACCGGTTCGAGGATGGGATTGTGTATCTGCACATGAAGGGTTCGTGTGCGGGTTGCCCGTCGTCGACGGCGACGTTGAAGATGGGCATCGAGGGGCGCCTGCGGGAGATCATCCCCGAGGTCGTCGAGGTGGTGTCCGTCTGA
- a CDS encoding SAM-dependent methyltransferase, translating into MRKLKQVNHLMGLLRPAVEDVKARHPEPVMVDAGSGNAYLGFVLYELYLKDAAGGTLVSVEGRPELTERAKGRAERLGFSRMRFQTAHIDQAEYPERIHLLMALHACDTATDDALIAAVRHGADHVAVVPCCQAEVSAQLKEQRKAAHGSLGLLYAHPWHRREFGSHLTNVIRALTLEAFGYQVTVTELTGWEHSLKNELILGRRVHRDNRRARVQLERLLAETGVNPKLTRELGVKPAASVGELPPVEAEEAVASPDVTPSVEP; encoded by the coding sequence CTGCGCAAGCTCAAGCAGGTGAACCACCTGATGGGGTTGTTGCGTCCGGCGGTGGAGGACGTGAAGGCGCGGCATCCCGAGCCGGTGATGGTGGATGCGGGCAGTGGCAACGCGTACCTGGGGTTCGTGCTCTACGAGTTGTATTTGAAGGACGCGGCCGGGGGCACGTTGGTGTCGGTGGAGGGGAGGCCGGAGCTGACGGAGCGCGCGAAGGGGCGCGCGGAGCGGCTGGGGTTCTCGCGGATGCGCTTCCAGACGGCGCACATCGACCAGGCGGAGTATCCGGAGCGCATCCATCTGCTGATGGCGCTGCATGCGTGTGACACGGCGACGGACGACGCGCTCATCGCGGCGGTGCGCCATGGCGCGGACCACGTGGCGGTGGTGCCGTGTTGTCAGGCGGAGGTGTCCGCGCAGTTGAAGGAGCAGCGCAAGGCGGCGCACGGGAGCCTGGGGTTGCTGTACGCGCACCCGTGGCACCGGCGCGAGTTCGGCTCACACCTGACGAATGTCATCCGGGCGTTGACGCTGGAGGCGTTCGGCTACCAGGTGACGGTGACGGAGCTGACGGGGTGGGAGCACTCGTTGAAGAACGAGCTGATCCTGGGTCGGCGCGTGCATCGGGATAACCGGCGCGCGCGGGTCCAGTTGGAGCGGCTCCTGGCGGAGACGGGTGTGAATCCGAAGCTGACGCGGGAGCTGGGCGTGAAGCCCGCGGCGTCGGTGGGTGAGTTGCCGCCTGTCGAAGCGGAAGAGGCGGTGGCCTCTCCGGACGTGACTCCATCCGTGGAGCCGTGA